The Bicyclus anynana chromosome 4, ilBicAnyn1.1, whole genome shotgun sequence genome window below encodes:
- the LOC112056360 gene encoding lipase member H-like, whose translation MVLHSDFVFAFLCILFCVCKSNCLLRYPYGDLAEKIKFYDEKGNIHFIDLNTPLDSVLELYLKRRYFTGSTRFWLYTRDNINQREELHARFLYRVKRNSLYRPDKPLVMVTHGWMSCGNSNATQLIKNAYLNMQDVNVVVVDWQKDAAHENYLESASLTMIVAEKVKDMVLSLAFRYQVASRDVHLIGHSLGAHVMGLTGEKLKDHKFMVARVTGLDPAGPFFELPNYLPGITSEAASFVDVIHTDTGALGYITNVGHADFYPNGGAWQPHCCDTHDTFSCEHTCAYVYFAETIRNGSEYVSVKCDSYISFETGSCGDNEKQYMGFYSLPTARGSYYLDIDK comes from the exons atggtCTTGCATTCTGATTTTGTGTTTGCATTTTTGTGTATACTTTTct GCGTATGCAAATCAAACTGCCTCTTGAGGTACCCTTACGGAGATTTAGCTGAGAAAATCAAATTTTATGATGAAAAAGGCAATATTCACTTTATCGACTTAAATACTCCACTTGACTCAGTGCTAGAATTATATTTGAAGCGGCGATATTTCACCGGTAGCACTCGCTTTTGGCTTTACACGAG GGACAATATAAACCAGCGCGAAGAATTACATGCGCGATTCTTATATAGAGTGAAGAGAAACAGTCTGTATAGGCCAGACAAGCCACTGGTGATGGTGACACACGGCTGGATGAGCTGTGGCAACAGCAACGCTACacagttgataaaaaatgcttacCTGAACATGCAAGATGTGAATGTTGTGGTGGTAGACTGGCAAAAAGATGCAGCTCATGAAAATTACCTCGAATCTGCTTCCTTGACTATGATAGTAGCTGAAAAG GTTAAGGACATGGTTTTGTCGTTGGCCTTCCGATATCAGGTTGCTAGTAGAGACGTTCATTTAATTGGTCACAGTTTGGGAGCACATGTAATGGGATTGACTGGCGAAAAACTTAAAGATCACAAATTCATGGTTGCACGTGTTACAG GCTTAGATCCAGCGGGTCCCTTTTTCGAGCTGCCAAACTACTTGCCGGGTATAACCAGCGAGGCAGCCTCGTTCGTGGACGTCATCCACACAGACACCGGCGCCCTCGGCTATATTACCAACGTCGGCCACGCAGACTTCTATCCGAATGGCGGCGCCTGGCAGCCACACTGCTGCGACACTCATGACACAT TTAGCTGTGAACATACGTGCGCCTACGTTTACTTCGCTGAGACTATCAGAAATGGCAGTGAATACGTCTCCGTGAAGTGCGACTCGTACATCTCGTTTGAGACGGGTTCGTGCGGCGACAATGAGAAGCAATACATGGGGTTCTACAGCCTACCCACGGCACGGGGCTCCTACTATCTCGACATTGATAAATAG
- the LOC112056358 gene encoding seminal metalloprotease 1 isoform X2 has translation MKWPSYIVICHVCVFKCLAMSLSELEDFSNFLRQTSQLDQNVKSNIPSDEFDEDEPILDNAWETSGKFEGDLILNERQRRMILTNVAEGLARNGLTDSTKRWPNNEVVYFIQPDHFNSAQIEAIQTGIADLARVSCVKFRPYVKGDKDAVVIQGSRRGCFSQVGYQGGYQVLNLSRRHPVGRGCFRRGTVVHELLHTLGFYHMQSSPDRDDYIDVLWDNIIKPARHNFRKYNTLVVSDFGVGYDYDSVLHYSRKAFSSNGQDTLIPKKLGAEIGQRIGLSEKDVLKLNKMYCDADSNLLFEDSSETPKKSLTMKAAESKPFIGIGLGYQQVKRRKNCRRRLFKSMELKKK, from the exons ATGAAGTGGCCTAGTTACATAGTTATATGCcatgtgtgtgtgtttaagtGTTTGGCGATGTCGCTAAGCGAATTAGAGGACTTTAGCAATTTTCTCAGACAAACATCTCAGTtggatcaaaatgtaaaaa gCAACATACCAAGTGACGAATTCGATGAAGACGAGCCTATATTGGATAATGCTTGGGAAACAAGCGGAAAATTTGAGGGAGACCTGATTTTAAATGAGAGACAAAGAAGAATGATTCTTACTAACGTAGCTGAGGGATTGGCACGCAATGGACTGACCGACAGTACCAAACGCTGGCCTAACAATGAGGTTGTTTACTTTATACAACCGGACCATTTTA aTAGTGCTCAAATAGAAGCAATCCAAACAGGCATAGCTGATTTAGCCCGCGTCTCTTGCGTCAAATTTAGACCCTACGTAAAAGGTGATAAAGATGCCGTAGTAATTCAG GGCAGCAGACGTGGATGTTTTTCACAAGTCGGTTACCAAGGAGGCTACCAAGTCCTGAACCTCTCTCGTCGCCACCCCGTAGGACGCGGCTGTTTTCGGCGTGGAACTGTGGTTCATGAGCTGTTACATACACTTGGCTTCTACCACATGCAGAGCAGTCCCGATAGAGACGATTACATTGACGTCTTGTgggataatattattaaac CTGCACGACACAATTTCCGGAAATATAATACTTTAGTTGTTTCGGATTTTGGTGTGGGTTACGACTATGACAGTGTCCTGCATTACAGCCGCAAAGCTTTCTCTTCGAATGGCCAAGATACTTTAATACCAAAAAAG CTTGGTGCGGAAATTGGACAAAGGATAGGTCTCTCAGAAAAAGACGTCCTAAAACTTAACAAAATGTACTGCGATGCAGATTCAAATCTTTTGTTTGAAGACAGTAGTGAAACCCCAAAGAAGTCACTGACAATGAAGGCTGCAGAATCTAAGCCATTTATAGGTATTGGTTTAGGATACCAACAAG taaaacgACGGAAGAACTGCCGCCGGCGTTTATTCAAGAGTATGGAGTTAAAAAAGAAGTGA
- the LOC112056358 gene encoding uncharacterized protein LOC112056358 isoform X1 has protein sequence MKWPSYIVICHVCVFKCLAMSLSELEDFSNFLRQTSQLDQNVKSNIPSDEFDEDEPILDNAWETSGKFEGDLILNERQRRMILTNVAEGLARNGLTDSTKRWPNNEVVYFIQPDHFNSAQIEAIQTGIADLARVSCVKFRPYVKGDKDAVVIQGSRRGCFSQVGYQGGYQVLNLSRRHPVGRGCFRRGTVVHELLHTLGFYHMQSSPDRDDYIDVLWDNIIKPARHNFRKYNTLVVSDFGVGYDYDSVLHYSRKAFSSNGQDTLIPKKLGAEIGQRIGLSEKDVLKLNKMYCDADSNLLFEDSSETPKKSLTMKAAESKPFIGIGLGYQQGKIVVIRLPRPEMRQDLPQFPLFNYFSKTTEELPPAFIQEYGVKKEVNPDYYVHDSSDENEYAKSNPPEKFHNEDLRAIKPTKEENRNAVENTEEYDLTEDLIRILSDIEKSQGYPIPPPEEGDNSDPRMRLLKESEEKKFNSFLVSPLINDNIKQLNSYVINAPLSGELKQKPENGKQINQGDTDERVFFPLGIKLIDQNIPDKNIWYQKDNAEHKQVSDHGTIFYYPLNEQLNYSYFDKEVPKLEKWYNSNHLKQESYRDRRPSTPEYYR, from the exons ATGAAGTGGCCTAGTTACATAGTTATATGCcatgtgtgtgtgtttaagtGTTTGGCGATGTCGCTAAGCGAATTAGAGGACTTTAGCAATTTTCTCAGACAAACATCTCAGTtggatcaaaatgtaaaaa gCAACATACCAAGTGACGAATTCGATGAAGACGAGCCTATATTGGATAATGCTTGGGAAACAAGCGGAAAATTTGAGGGAGACCTGATTTTAAATGAGAGACAAAGAAGAATGATTCTTACTAACGTAGCTGAGGGATTGGCACGCAATGGACTGACCGACAGTACCAAACGCTGGCCTAACAATGAGGTTGTTTACTTTATACAACCGGACCATTTTA aTAGTGCTCAAATAGAAGCAATCCAAACAGGCATAGCTGATTTAGCCCGCGTCTCTTGCGTCAAATTTAGACCCTACGTAAAAGGTGATAAAGATGCCGTAGTAATTCAG GGCAGCAGACGTGGATGTTTTTCACAAGTCGGTTACCAAGGAGGCTACCAAGTCCTGAACCTCTCTCGTCGCCACCCCGTAGGACGCGGCTGTTTTCGGCGTGGAACTGTGGTTCATGAGCTGTTACATACACTTGGCTTCTACCACATGCAGAGCAGTCCCGATAGAGACGATTACATTGACGTCTTGTgggataatattattaaac CTGCACGACACAATTTCCGGAAATATAATACTTTAGTTGTTTCGGATTTTGGTGTGGGTTACGACTATGACAGTGTCCTGCATTACAGCCGCAAAGCTTTCTCTTCGAATGGCCAAGATACTTTAATACCAAAAAAG CTTGGTGCGGAAATTGGACAAAGGATAGGTCTCTCAGAAAAAGACGTCCTAAAACTTAACAAAATGTACTGCGATGCAGATTCAAATCTTTTGTTTGAAGACAGTAGTGAAACCCCAAAGAAGTCACTGACAATGAAGGCTGCAGAATCTAAGCCATTTATAGGTATTGGTTTAGGATACCAACAAGGTAAAATTGTGGTCATACGATTACCCAGGCCAGAAATGAGACAAGACTTACCTCAATTTcctctatttaattattttagtaaaacgACGGAAGAACTGCCGCCGGCGTTTATTCAAGAGTATGGAGTTAAAAAAGAAGTGAACCCAGACTATTATGTACATGATTCTTCAGATGAGAACGAGTATGCAAAATCCAACCCACCAGAAAAATTCCATAATGAAGATCTAAGAGCAATAAAACCAACCAAAGAAGAAAACAGAAATGCAGTAGAAAATACAGAAGAATACGATTTAACAGAAGACTTAATCCGTATTTTATCGGACATAGAGAAATCACAAGGCTATCCAATCCCACCTCCCGAAGAAGGCGACAACAGCGATCCGAGAATGCGTTTGCTTAAGGAATCTGAAGAAAAGAAATTTAATTCGTTTTTAGTTTCCCctttaattaatgataatataaaacaattgaACAGTTATGTTATTAACGCTCCGCTATCGGGAGAACTTAAACAAAAACCAGAAAATGGAAAACAAATAAACCAGGGGGACACTGATGAAAGGGTCTTCTTTCCTTTAGGAATAAAACTTATAGATCAAAACATACCCGATAAGAATATATGGTATCAAAAAGATAACGCAGAACATAAACAAGTTAGTGATCATGGTACCATTTTTTATTACCCCCTGAATGAGCAACTTAACTATTCGTATTTTGATAAAGAAGTTCCTAAATTAGAAAAATGGTACAATAGTAATCATTTAAAACAAGAATCTTACAGAGATAGAAGGCCATCTACACCAGAATACTATAGATAA
- the LOC112056357 gene encoding E3 ubiquitin-protein ligase LRSAM1-like, translating into MGSAVSGQRTMFLFGRNAHNSQDARARLDRKLYLARESPEPDFDLSDCCLRRLPSGIFSICKVFRKDNLYLHNNRLQTLDEGGQMSDLFLIKVFNLSCNQFFRLPKGIKYLVNLTELYLQGNYLESLPDEIKFLECLQVLDLSKNKLKHLNPRLGNLKCLRLLKISDNKHLTKLCPELCLATNLLSIELDGENFIFPPPYIATNGTVEIMRYLCSEMNTEYIAPLPSDISPSQVPNVNYNPFEKQLGITWEEQEAAMVEQESKIHKANQHQREKFLSKIIQEQQVLDTEIAKVQGVREADRQKLMKTIQKEEEDIECLVKNFIQIDRLQPEAIQQQLAYEQAEHDRLLEITRQNYDNVRRGDILKAMEELIEKDSSIQMYKKYYKDDLNNIKENMLIQETEGAMKLSELLNAKDESRTALVQTLLEDQDIQKAMVSSLLEKVDAKSWSLNQEISLISTNLARLSIIEQEKKNMHITFNYNELLQQRVQLVELLDNLLDQRNIRRKQLIDTLKEAETEGVRSNDFWLKSYQKLLDSAPKSLFSVRKLDPAFANNLLQEGVIHCLPFLVKYLFSGESLLNITHQSLKESGVTLSSDRDGILRALQLYVQSKSQNFNMPEASSVQPSAPICDEEQNCSGVLNVDDKESSIVEGECVVCMDAKSEIVFVPCGHMCCCQPCSQNELQNCPMCRMDIERTIKAIVV; encoded by the coding sequence atgggcAGTGCCGTATCAGGACAACGCACGATGTTCTTGTTTGGGAGAAATGCCCACAATTCCCAGGATGCTCGAGCAAGACTCGACAGGAAACTTTATCTCGCCCGAGAATCGCCTGAACCGGATTTCGATTTGTCAGACTGCTGTCTCCGGCGTCTGCCGTCAGGTATATTTTCCATATGCAAGGTATTCAGAAAAGACAAtttgtatttacataataatcgCCTGCAAACCTTGGACGAGGGTGGCCAGATGTCAGATCTCTTCCTCATCAAAGTTTTCAATTTAAGTTGCAATCAATTTTTTCGGCTACCAAAAGGCATAAAGTATCTCGTAAACTTAACGGAGCTATATTTACAAGGTAATTATCTTGAATCCTTACCTGACGAAATAAAGTTTTTGGAGTGTTTACAAGTTTTGGacttatctaaaaataaattgaagcaTTTAAATCCTAGATTAGGTAATCTCAAATGTCTGAGATTATTAAAGATATCTGATAACAAACACCTCACAAAACTTTGTCCAGAGTTGTGTCTTGCCACAAATTTGCTATCTATTGAGTTAGATGGTGAAAATTTCATATTTCCACCACCGTACATAGCCACAAATGGGACTGTAGAAATAATGAGATATTTATGTTCAGAAATGAACACTGAGTACATAGCCCCATTACCTTCTGATATTTCACCATCCCAAGTTCCAAACGTAAATTACAATCCATTTGAAAAACAATTAGGAATAACATGGGAGGAACAAGAAGCTGCAATGGTGGAACAAGAAAGTAAAATTCATAAAGCAAATCAACATCAAAGAGAAAAATTTCTGTCTAAGATTATACAAGAACAACAAGTTCTAGATACTGAGATAGCCAAAGTACAAGGAGTGAGAGAAGCAGACAGGCAGAAGTTAATGAAAACTATACAGAAAGAAGAGGAGGATATTGAATGTttagttaaaaactttattcAAATCGATAGACTCCAACCAGAGGCTATCCAGCAACAGCTAGCTTATGAACAAGCTGAACATGATCGGTTATTGGAGATAACCAGACAAAATTATGACAATGTAAGACGGGGTGATATTTTGAAAGCAATGGAAGAGCTCATTGAAAAAGATTCTTCTatacaaatgtataaaaaatattataaagatgatcTAAATAACATCAAAGAAAATATGCTGATACAGGAGACTGAAGGTGCAATGAAATTATCTGAACTCTTAAATGCTAAAGATGAGTCTCGTACTGCGTTAGTGCAAACATTACTGGAAGATCAAGATATACAGAAAGCAATGGTTTCATCTCTGCTAGAGAAAGTAGATGCTAAGAGCTGGAGTCTCAATCAAGAAATATCACTTATCTCTACAAATTTAGCCCGGTTAAGTATCATTGAACAGGAAAAGAAGAATATGCACATTACATTTAACTATAATGAGCTGTTGCAACAAAGGGTTCAGTTAGTAGAGTTGCTTGACAATCTTCTGGATCAGAGAAACATAAGAAGAAAACAGTTAATTGACACCTTAAAAGAAGCAGAAACTGAAGGTGTCAGATCAAATGATTTTTGGCTCAAAAGTTATCAAAAACTTTTGGACTCAGCACCTAAATCGTTATTTAGTGTCAGAAAACTAGATCCTGCTTTTGCAAATAATCTTTTACAAGAAGGTGTTATACATTGTCTGCCTTTCctggttaaatatttattttcaggtgAGTCTTTATTGAATATTACTCATCAGAGCTTAAAGGAGAGCGGAGTAACTCTGAGTTCTGATAGAGATGGAATTTTAAGAGCCTTACAATTGTACGTGCAATCTAAAAGTCAAAACTTCAACATGCCAGAAGCCAGCAGTGTACAACCAAGTGCACCTATTTGTGATGAGGAGCAAAATTGTTCAGGAGTACTGAATGTTGATGATAAAGAAAGCTCAATAGTGGAAGGTGAATGTGTAGTTTGTATGGATGCTAAGTCTGAAATAGTTTTTGTGCCGTGCGGTCACATGTGTTGCTGCCAGCCCTGTTCACAAAATGAGCTACAAAATTGCCCAATGTGCAGAATGGACATAGAAAGAACAATTAAAGCAATTGttgtatag